The Triticum urartu cultivar G1812 chromosome 5, Tu2.1, whole genome shotgun sequence genome contains the following window.
GGGAGTCGGCCCACGGCACCAATGaagcccatgccctcatcagggggatgggacggggagtggcaacagtaaagcccactccctccccttttccAGGGGATGGCTAGGCCACAGTGCGTTGTACAAATGGAGATCTCCGTCTGgcacggcactgttgccatgccatccctgacatcagcaacagtgggcggagtcctgcacccacgacggcttgtcagTACGATCCATGGATGACGGGCCCCACCGGTCAGGGAGAGTCTAGAAGACGTcaagagcgccaccagtcggacccgtagggagccggcccccaggagtcggcctgcccctcccaCGGGTCCCTCGCGCCATTAACTAGACAAGacagggagtggctacagtgatcacCCGCCAGGCAGCAGCGCAgtagccacgaccccatgaccaagcctgcgtcattagaagcacggctacagtaatcagcagccggcaagactcGCAAGCGGCGGGTACAGCATGTCGGCTCCGTACcggaccagtcggcggggcccaccagtcggcgagCCCCAACAGTCGGCAGAAAGGTCCGCATGAgaagagactgacggctgggccctgcgcccagtcaatttaccattgtacccctggggtaGGCCTCTATAAACCccctagggcacccatgcaaagggttctaCCCATTAGAACTAGGCCAGATCACGGAGGGAGGAGAGAGCTAGCcatgccttctcctacctccagcatatagctcgaggagcacccttgtactcactttgccttagtgatcatgcggtggccccgcagagcaggactaggggtgttatctcccaggaaagcccgaaccttggtaaagtACACCATCGTGTCTAtgcctcatcccgcttccgggaaccgacgacgttctactcgctcccaccatgataagccaccTAACCCCCAacaagatgcttggtataggatttgcaGTGCTCATAATAGATCTACCCGTAAGCAATCCACCGTTGTTCTTCTTCGTTGTGTTTATGTCggcatcaccacttggtatagattcgtcCTTGATATGATTACCGATGGAAATTTCTTGAAGTGTCCTTCTCTTGATGCCTTTAATGCTATGCGAAATTTAGTGGGCTCACCACCCTTCATGATTAATGAAACAACTTACCAGTAGCGCCTGTTTAGGACCCCACACTACTAGTAAATACCAGTAGCGCTTGGTACAAAATGCGCTGCTAGTATTACTTAGCAGCAGCATGGTTTTTTTTGGGAGCGCTACTAGTAAGTGTGTCACACCACACCCCCAGGTTAATACATAGTAGCAGCGTGGGTTATCaacccagcgctactgctaaagacATAGCTGTAGCGCCTGGTGTgcaaaacgcgctactgctatttctTCTGCGTGTAAAATAATGGGCCCATTTAGTAGTAGGGGGTGTTTGCTAAGCCATGCTACCACTCACGGGCACACCCATCCGTCTATCTCGCACCGCTCGGAGAAAATCCCCCTACTCTctctcaatctctctctctctctgctgcACCCAAAACATCACCGGGATCCGCCGCAACCAGCAACGACGAGGTGAGAGGTGGCTAGATCGGGCACAGGTTGGTCTCTCCCCTCCTTCTGTTGGGATCTAcagtagggtgcgtcgactgcaaattaaaatttcctacgcgcagaacaaccaagaacatgcgacgggagatggatcatagttcgttaccactagacgcgcggTGCCGTgtagcggaagaagagttggggcagcacgtccgcgtggatcgtctcctcctcgtccgatctccctcgtagaaccggtggtcggttcccacatacaggttcgccggagcggcacaagtgcaccgcctctaacggtatccgtgCGTGCAGGAGAGGAAcatcgtgcggcggactgctaggtccgatcacacaaccggcggtgagtggaggtgtctattcgcaacacatgcaaaccctagtgacagtgCTGAAGCGATCAACCGcgtgagtgtgcggcacctccactatatataggcgtctgtcgcgggctcaacacttgggcctcgcacggaccctaaagcccataagtctactcggccacaatctgaatacagttcggatcacatccgaccagtgtcctcggatccaaCCTCGTACGTTCCTTCCCTTATGCGCttgaccccttaggttcaagtcggcttggtcgcagttcagatcacctccgaactgcacggttggtagcggcctctagcaaggcatgccgaacaccaagcagactatgaagctggttagcgaacttgtacatcacacttccattccttttgccacaagATATATGctgtcgagctcaaggcgagtccGTCATCCTtttgctagcccgacctctttctcgttccagtgatgtcgaccacaaaccggattatctcataatccttgtcgcatggccatgcttatcctggtcggatcacacgaggggcccagagtatatctctcctgatcggaggggcaaatcccatcttgctcgaccacgtctcgcagcatggttctggacaaacctgaaacctacctttatgactacccagttacggagtagcgtttggtcggcccaaagcaagtctgtcaccatcccgagtacatgtgttagctcaggtcttaggacatagaacatatgttgtactagagactcacagatgacatatcgctacGTCTCATAGTTGGatctgtccgactcggaccttatctcgactcggatccgactacgtcgaatccgactagatccttccaagtccatattatccggttagcatccaatgctccatggctagtgagactaagcaatcgaccgtgtcatatgatagtctagttggctgcgcgtccacacacccctttcgactagggaccttttaggacagtcatcatacaatgcatagtcccacaaacaagtcacgtacttgctgatacacatcattgataatgtccaaggactatctttattcataaacacatgggaaatatcatcatacatgattgcctctagggcatatctccaacaccTTCTTCGCCCACCCTCTCCTCCTCACCTCATCTTGTCTTCTTTTTTCTGCAGGTCGCCATGGCGCCGACAGCGACGACGATAGGAGTGGCACACATCCGTGGGGCACGATGCCGCCATGGAAATGTAGCTCCTTCTCCCCACGACGGAGAGGCCCCATGGAGCCTCCCTCCTTCCCCGGTGACTTCTTCTCAGGCCCCACCCCTACCTCTGCCCTCTTCTCCTCTGCTTTGAGCTGTGCCATGTTCTGTTTCAGATCCATCCACCCATGGATGATATATGGCAAATTAGCTTGGTAGATAGTTAGTGGTCCACGGTCCAAGTTTATGCATTTCTATCATGTAACTTATCTGCATTTCGTATTTCAGGCTTCAGTTCTAGCAACCATTTTGCATCGATCAATATTGTAAGTCATGTACAGCTTCGGTTTTGTTGTAGATACCTTACAATTTGCTTTAGGCTATTTCCTTAATTAAAGCCTGTACCAATAATTCTAAAGCTTGTTACTCTGATGATGCATTATAATTAAGTATGTATAACCTTTTCAATAGGGCGATTTTGATATGATCTGCAGTGGAAGGGACAAGATTGAAACACCAGAGCAGGTGTGTGTTTTAAGTGCCTATATGCAAATGTGTTCTTGATCTTTCCATCCCCTTTCTGGATTTGATGCTACCTTGACTAACCAGTACTTCACTAGTTTTATCTTTATTTGTAACTCTGTTTGATATTTTTGCAGTTCCAGCAAGCTGAAGACATAGTCAACAGACTTGATTTGGATGGACTTGTTGTCATCGATGGTGATGATTCAAACACTAACGCATGCCTCCTTGGTGAATACTTCAGGTTGGCTGCTAAAACAACAACTCACTCTTTTGCTCACGTAAAGGACTTCTTGGTTGATATTAATGTCTGAATCTTTACACTGTTAAATCCTTTTATTTTCGTTCTACAATGGTGTAGCTTCTAATTTAGATTATTTATGTATTCTGTCTTGGAATTATTTTATCACAAGTAAATGCTCAATCCAGATTTCACCCTTTCTGTGCCATATTGATAGTTACTCCTGCCTTCTATAAATTGTAAGCCATATTCTCAGTGGCCACAAAGATTAAGAAGCTTATAAAACCAAGAGACATATAAGAGCAAATAACAATGGTACCTATTATACTTAAATACACTGGAAACATATTAAGTATTTGTTTGTGAGAGTAGTACATATAAATGCAGGAGAGAGAAGTTGTGTGATAAATAAGGGCAAAGATGATTCTAAGTCATGTTTGTTGCATCCTAGGGGAAGGAACTTGAAGACTCGCATTATTGGTTGCCCAAAGACTATTGATGAAGATCTGAAATGCAAGGAGGTCCCAACAAGCTTTGGATTTGACACTACTTGCAAGGTATTGGGTTTTTGCCCTTAGGCATCAATTACCTAATTGTCTGCtagtgtagtgtagtgtagtTTGCAAGGATTTAGCTTGTACGGAAACACTCGTATTGCACCGATACGGCAACAAAGTATGCATGGATTAGATATAAAGCACATTGCGTTGACTAGTTGAGAATGGGAAGATATAAATGACTAAATGTCAAGCACATACTATTCTTAACATCTTGGGGGCATGAGTAAAATAGTGAAAGAACATTGACTAAATTAGAAATCACTAATCAGTGAACTAATTTGTACAATAACATTTGAAAAAATCAGTTGTGTCATCTTCAGTTGAAAGAGGTTTGACCTAGAACTATGTGGTTTGAAAACCGAAATATCTCGATGCTTCCTGATTTTTCATCCCATGCTCAGCATTTGTCCAATGCATGTATTGCGCTTCGTGAACTACCAGGCTAGCATAGGTCTGCATGCTTAGATCATTTGCTTAGTCTAATGTGGAATCAGGACATTTCATGCATATGAAGATTTAGTGTCAAGTGACATGAGTTTGTGCTCCTTCCAGATATACTCCGAAATGATTGGCAATGCCATGACGGATGCACGGTCAACAGGCAAATATTACCACTGTAAGTTTGTCCACCCATTGTTTCAGCATGCTGAACCATGTACTTTACACTTGAAAAGTCAAAAGTAATCGAGTCTACCAATATTGTTTGTTACAGAAAATAACTCGTGTATCAGAGTGGTATTCAGATCTTCATTAATTGAATTATTAAGTACACATAGAGAGTATTAAAAATTTGTTGGCAGTTTTCTTAGCTAGTTTCTTGGTCTTAGTGTTCACAAAAGGGCCCAGCAAACCTATGCAACATACTAACCACACCTTATGCAAATTTATTTTTAATTGTAAGTGATTACTTTAGGAGAAGGGACTCGTTAAATGTTCTAACTTTTATTGATTTTTTCTATACATGCATACATATAATGCCAACATTCTCGTAGCAGTTGTTGTTCAGCGTACTGCAAGTGCAAACATGTATAATCCATGATACATTTTTTAATCTTTTTTCTTTATCCACTCACTAACATGTACTCTCTATGGTCATGTAGTTGTGAGGCTTATGGGTCGTGTTGCTTCTCACATTACACTAGAGTGTGCTCTAGAGACACACCCTAATGTTGCACTCATTGGTGAAGAGGTTAGGAACTCATATATGAAGTACATCTGAAGTTCAAATAAAACTATCCCATTCCAACCTTCTTCTAGTCATATGTACACATAATTTATGTTAATTCATAGTCCAGTTTTATCTTTTCACACCAAACATTAATCCTTATATGTTGCACATGTTATATATTCTAGGGACAATTCCATTTCTCCCCCTAACTTGAACCCACACCTGGCATTTGCCCCTAAATTTCGAGTATGCTCAAAAATACCCCTCTTCCGTTAGGTGGTGTTATAGAAATACCCCTCGGCGACGTTTCTGTTAGGTCAAAGGGGTTTGACTATGTGCTTTGTCCAAAATGCCCCTGGGTGGTATTAGACCAGTCAACAGGGACTGGTAAAATTAGATTTTGgaggcccacatgtcattctttCTAACTGTTTTACAGTTAGTAAAGGGCCCATGGGTCAGTGGAACACTTACCTGGAGGTTAGCCTAAATACCTTTTTAACAAcagcggctaaacgccggcgcgTGCGTGAAGGTACAACAACGACGTACGGCGGAACGGTAGGATGCCGAAGAGGTCTATGGGATTCAGAGTGGCCCTGCGAGGCTACGCGCGTGAAGATGAACTGGACGGAGGTGGCCCGAGACTGTGGGGTGGCCGAGGGATGGGAAAACGGTGAGCTTGAGCGGCGGCGATGGGCAGCGCACATGGGGGGAGGTTTTTGGGGATGCAGGGAAGATTGAGGGCTCACCAGGACATTCAGGAGGTTGTCTTGGAGCTAAGTAACTTGGGGGAATCCTCCTAGATTCATGGGTAGTGGAGATCGGGCAGCGACCGCACTCCACCGGAGTTGGGGAAGACAACGAGTGAGCCATTGATTTCGGGTGCCTCAGTCTGATTCGTCCCGCTGGAAAACAAATCAGGAAGTGCTCGATCTAATGGGCGTGCTACAGAGGCTTGAGGCTATCGTTGGTCACGCGTGCGTGAGACGATGCGGCGACGACATGAACCGTGTGCGGGTTCTGTCGGGGTGCTGGTCCCGGTGTTTGTCCTCACGCCAAACAGTGGTCAATTGATGGATGATTAAGCGGCATTGAGCGCAGTGGGACCACGTCGGCGAGCCTAATGCTGGCCACCGTCGGCTGCTATTGGCCGCCACAGGATGTGAGCAAGAGAGAGACACAGAGAGGTAAGAGAGGATaaattttttcttttttcttttatttttttggcGAGTCCACCTGTAAGTGAGAGAGGGGGTgagatagagatagagagagttttttccttttctttttataGGGTAGGTCCCACCTGTAAGTGTCATACATGTAGATGGATAAAACTGGCCAGAAAATGTCCCGCAGTCGGTCAAGGCCTTTGACCACACGAAAATGGTACGGAAGGGTATTTCTATAAGAAGCTTTGATGTAAGAGGGGTATTTTTGAGCATACTCGAAATCTAGGGGTAAATGCCAGGTCTGGGTTCAAGTTAGGGGGAGAAATGGAATTGTCCCTATATTCTAAGATTAAGTGTCTAGAACTACAAGAcacattttttttatttttttaatgtcTTCATTTGTGAAGGTTGCTGAGAAGTAGGAAACACTCAAGAATGTCACAGACTACATTACCGATGTTGTTTGCAAACGTGCAGAACTTGGTTAAAACTATGGAGTTGTCCTAATACCGGAAGGCTT
Protein-coding sequences here:
- the LOC125507496 gene encoding pyrophosphate--fructose 6-phosphate 1-phosphotransferase subunit beta 1-like, whose protein sequence is MICSGRDKIETPEQFQQAEDIVNRLDLDGLVVIDGDDSNTNACLLGEYFRGRNLKTRIIGCPKTIDEDLKCKEVPTSFGFDTTCKVLGFCP